The genomic interval aggtaaggtagttcatgaaaaacagaagtttaaAGGTAAGTCTGTTATACTCATTAATCCTGTCACCACAGAGTGGCAAAATGTTGCAAATTGTTTGGCACATGGAAGTAAGAAttgcactgtactctgtacatgttacAATAATGACCACAAAAATATGTAAgtgactgcatttttaaatgccCCAATGGATGCGAAGAATCTTTATACCAGCATCATAGTggaaacctttttgaaaatgaGGATCCTCTTTCTGggcggcgcggtggcgcagtgggtagcgctgctgcctcgcagttgggagatctggggacctgggttcgattcccgggtcctccctgcatggagtttgcatgttctccccgtgtctgcgtgggtttcctctgggcgctccagtttcctcccacattccaaagacatgcaggttaggtggtttggcgtttctaaattggccttagtgtgtgctgggtgtgtgtcctgcggtgggttggcaccctgcccaggattgtttcctgccttgtgccctgtgttggctgggattggctccagcagacccccgtgaccctgtgttcggattcagcgggttgggaaatggatggatggatggatcctctTTCCTCTAGTAGATGAACACACCCATATTTAAGAAATTGATGTTTACACATCCTTTGGCTTGATGATTGTTTCCCTTGAATTTTAAAAGGCTAATTTTAAATAGAATAtggacatatttatttatgtatctctTTACAGCATATTCCGATGTACACGTTTTCATGTACTGTGTGTGAACTGCGTATGTGCCTGGCAcacttaaaatgaagaaaacaatcgTACATAGACATCTCATTTACCTAAAACTTTGGCGATTCTGTACCCCTGTTTCCAGCTGAAGAAGGGAATCCTCAATACACGGAAAGGTTGTGTGGTAAAGTATTGATAGACTTTGAACATAAAACCAGGGCAGTCAATTGAAAATCCAAACTGGGCAAGTGAGTGACCTCATCGAATTGATTTAACCCGCCCATACTCCAAATAAAGTGAAATACAATGCGCTGAAACAGCATCACTGTGTAAAACCACGCCCACTTTGAGTGGAACaccccgcccccctccccccacTAGCAAAGCTTGACGTGGAAGAGTGCGATAAAGCTGTGGAATGCGCTTAGCTAAAATCACAAACTACGCTATTGGAAGTCTTCACACCCTTAAAACACATTCGACTGCAGTGCCACATTAACATTCTTTATACAATTATGGTTAGGTTTCCTTTGTTGTTGTcctaaaactttaaaaacagcaCAGTGAAGAATCTGGTATCCACAGATGTTAGCAAACATCatcaatgtaaatacagtattatgAGTACAATAAACCCGTTTGATTTTTGTTAAGgaattaataaaacagaaaagtgcATATTTTCATCTGCAACTGTTGAAATGTAAATTCCgtaaattactgtttttattgtttcataaaataatacagtattgcTTTTTCCAATTGTATGCAATACAGAAAAATAGCATTCTGCTACTTAtcattagtactagggtgctgtaccgtgttagccattatgaatgtagagaaaagccaagcaaaatgacaccttttattggctaactagaaagattacaatatgcaagctttcgaggcaactcaggccccttcttcaggcaagatacatcttgcctgaagaaggggcctgagttgcctcgaaagcttgcatattgtaatctttctagttagccaataaaaggtgtcattttgcttggcttttctgctACTTATCATCAAATATAAACATTATTTGCGAAATATTTCAAGTATTAAGTTTCCACATTCAGAATGCTGGAAATGAAATTCTTGAGCATACAACACCCTGGAAACTAAGCGTAAATGTTTATTTGGCGAGTGCGTCAGAGGATTGAAAGGAGTGGCGGGGGCTCGTTCTGCAGGGCAGATGCTGTGTGATGCGTCATAACACACGTTCAAGGATCATAAGACTGCAGTTTACGTTGTATCCTGTGGGGGTGGTCATTTCTCGTATGCGACGTGCAGCATGTCTTGTCGTTTCAATAGGCGGAGATTATAAAAACCAAACTAGACTAGGAGTGAGCTAGAACGAGCGGTACTACTGAGGAAGTGTCTACTCTCTGGAAGCGTCGCATCATTGTTGAAGATATTTACGTCTAGACATTAGGAAGCTCAGAGACCGGGAGGGAAGTGGTAAAAGTGGATCGTCTCATTTTCAGAAGACTTGAGCTGTTCTTTGTGCGATTATTTATCAAAGACGTAATAGTGTGCCGAAGAGACTCTTCAAGGAGGCACTTTTTCCTGATTCACTTCGTTTTTACTTATTagcgttatttatttatttatttttaagtagatACAAGACTATTTTTCAATCTGTGATACTTTTAAAAAGCGAATCGAATTTATAGATCGTCCTTGAACCAAAGGATATTTAGAAGATTCTGAGGGAGGAAGAACGATTAAAAGGACATGGAAGGAGAACAGGTAAACatttgtaaatatactgtatttatctgAAAAGATGTTGTGGTTTACGGATGCTAAACACCAACATACTCACAATTCCTGACAGCTGCCCTTATGTCTTTCTGGCTTGTGAACGCTGGAGTCGTCGTCTGGCTTGCAAGTCTGACTAAAACGTGGGAATCAAGGGGTGTGATCTCATTTTCGGGCATCACGCACGTTTCTGATTGCCTTTGCTATTTTGTCAATGTCGTGCCCTCAATACTCTCTTCTGTATTTGTCTTCCTGCTGAACTTATGGTCAATTGTTTACAAACAGAAAGGAATATAGTACGTTAACTTCGAGACTACTGCAATAAACCCATCATTATCACGTCGATCCATTTTCAACTCGAATTTAAtattgtaacactttacattaccAGGCCaaattaatcttatttttttaagacACTGTACATTTTTCAGTTACATGTAAAACTGCAGACATTAAGTAGATGTATTAGTATGTGGTTAAGAGTAATTTAGTCATTATGTCGTACAATAcaatttgtatgtttattttcagtttacatctgcatttagtatttttataattaaatatcaaCAGAACTAGTAAAGTAACATCTtgttttatcattattagatTAGTTTTTCATAATATTATGTAAGGTTTATCCTGGAAGAAAAATACACATTGCTTTGAGGTCAAGGTGACTCTGATATGTCTTCCATTTTGTCTGAAACATTCACAGTGTATATAGATGTTAATAAGTAAAGTGTGGCTTGAATTCCAGTTTGTATTCTGATATTTATGAAATTTTATATTTACACTACTACAAACAAAGCtgatgtattatatattttttccaattaACTAGCACTATTGGTGTATTCTAATTCTTGgttggtttaaaaataaaagcattcttTATCACCATAGGTCTCTAAGAAAAGTAAATTCTAATTTTATGGAAATCAAGTATACTCACAATGCTTTTTAATAAGTAATGTGTGATCAAAGAATGATCATGGATTCCCTGATATTCTGAACTCTAATTGGAAAATAACAGTAAGAGTGCAGACCATCATACAAACTGTAAGGTTTAAGTCAGTAGCTAGGCAGTGTCAGGGTATGTTAGCTAATCTCTCAGTGAAATCAGTGCATCCGACTGAAGTAGGGCCCCAGAAGGTGTGTTCTCGGCTATAGGGGATAACACCATTTTCAACCTCTCTGAGAAAATCTGTGTTAGGTTGGAAGTACTCATCCAGAATGTGCAATGTGGATACCATGttggcattttttatttttattattatggaattttgacattttcatttgcACTGAAGCTGAGAGTGTGAATAAGACTGATAATGGTGTATTCCATATTTGTATGTTGTATTGGTCACTGTTGTTTGCTATTTGCTGCTCCTAGAGACGTATGTCATGTAATGCTGAGTTTAGTTCAAGTGGATGTGTAATTCCCTAATGGATACAATTCATCTCCATTCCTGTTTTTGCCATTTATGAAAATGACGCAAACATTCAAGAGAGGTTTCAAGAATATGGGAGAATTTCAGGGGTACACTTGTCTATAATCTCTGCTGTGTCCTCCCTGGAATGATTCTGTAATCAAAGACACACTGTTGGAATTATTTTCCTCAGCTGACTTGATCAGACTTGTAGCACTAACAAAATAaccaatattataaaatgaatgcatgaatggcTGAAGGAGATAAGGATAGCAAAATCAATATTGCCTTCATTGTTTTCATTGCTTGACAGTTGCCAATTACTGTGGCTCATGTTCTCTTTTTAGAGAGCAGAAACAGTCAACTTAATGTCACCAAAGATTAGCTGgtgccatgtttttttttgttttttttttcatttttggcaatggaaagtaataaaacaaatgaacttgtTTGTGAGCTCACATTTCAGGTTTTGACTTACAcaggaaataaaatgtaatggaCATTCATTTTTCATATCTGAGATACTAATTAACAATTCAAACGACAAACTGGGCAAATAGCCTAAGCAGTATCTTGGCTATCAATTGGGTCTTTGTTTCTACAGTATTATAAAATCTATGAGTGGGTGGATCAGCTAGGCTCTTCAGAGTAGAATTAGAACTCAAAACAATTCTTTGCGTTTTCCtctaatgttgtttttttcaatattcttttggaatcttttttttaatacaaatggaaAAATCAAGCCTCAGCTTTTCTAATCACAATCATCTCTGGCCACGACCTTACAGCAAGTGACTCTTTTTTTATATGCCTTTGCCCTGAGTCATTATACCTAAATCATGAGACATATGAAAATTGATCAAGAGAATTGATTGGGCATTGATCATTTGAAAAAATACCTTTAATCTTTAAATTTTCATGCCTCACAAGGTTGTTCTGAGTTTtgcaacattatatacagtatttctgagCATTTTAGTAATATCCCTTTAATAACTGCACATGTAGCTTTAACCCTGAATAACTCTTTTTCATCAGCTAATTACTAATCTCTCAAATTTAGAATGGTATTACATGGAATGAAAtgttaacaaaagtaaaataatactaAATGACTGCATAAATCCCtttatcttttaatatttttaaatgacgTTTTATACTATTGGGTCATAAGGATGGAGGTATTCATTTTTTATGGTTTCTTAGTCTCCTGAGGCTTTAATTTCAGTCAGAGTATTCCCTGCAGTCTTAGGGTCAGTGTAGAAGCTGAAACAGTGTTGCCATAGCAACAGGTGGGTGCTGTTTTATCAGCAGTGCAATATGGAAAACACAGGCtccatgacattttttttttgaaaaaacatatgtagactgagaaatatttaagtatttaaatttttattatgacttgcattttttcaaaattttgtttcttaaaattcAGTATTTTGCAGATGATTATGTTTTTATTCCTAGCAACTTACTTTCCATTTTTTAACATACTGCCAGATAACTACAGTTTTACAGATTTACAGTTTTTACAGAACCAGAGGCCCCTAGAAAAAAATCAGAGATGTTGGGCCCAGTTTAATAGACCATGACTCAAAAGGACTATGGTCAGTGgagatcatatatatatacaatcataCTATATAAGAAGAGTAAGGgttgcctttctttattttcctgcTGAAAAACCTGTTCTCATTATTGATGATTGTAGTCAGCACCAGgaaaaatgtttctctttttccatccatagctgtgcctctgaatattttagaatatactCTATATGTATACCTTAGTAGGGAAAACATATTTATAGCAAATGTGATGAAAAGTAATAGTAAAAATGGCAATGTCTTAAACTGTATATAAGCTGTACTTAACatatgcaactttttttttcttgttttccagaaaagtaaaataacttGCCCATTACTGCTGTCATTAATTGCTGCAGTTATAGGATCATTACAGTTTGGATACAACACTGGGGTCATCAATGCTCCAGAACAGGTAAGGAATATGATTATCTAGTATACAATTAAGAATGGTTTTATAGCCATCTAGATCTAAGCTCACCTTTTTCAATTAAATTGacctaaataaatacatttcataatttaaaagaaGTATTGCTATATTTTGCATAATATGCTTAATAAATTATCTGTGTAATTTAACCTTTTAACAAGTTACCAATATGAATGTGTTTTGCTAGAATATGCTACTACTATATAGGGGCTGTGGTGTTGATACACATTTTGTGAAGTGTTATTGCCCTCTTGTGGTTCATTTAGAGAATAGAATAAACGTATATAATGTCATCCTTCATGGTTAAACCACTGGACAACATTTGCTAGAATTGGTTTGGATTAAAGATAGCTTCAAAAATGGATAGGTGGAaactttatatgtgtgtgtgtgtttccaaaggtgttttttttcttttttgcagtatGGCTATAGGGTCagactgtgaaaaaaaaaatgcttttacttcCCAAAATTGGTCTACTTCATTAGGGGCTGTGCTTTAAATAACATGTTATCAGCAAATATTTTGAGATTGATATTCTGTTGGTAGATTGCTTCGCTATTTATGTCTTAAATTATCCTACAATTACAGGaatgtgttttatatactgtTCACTGTACATTTGCTACAtaaatttcctttaatttctgcAGATCATTAAAAAGTTCTATAATGACACCTGGTTCTCCCGGAGAGTGGAGCCTATAAATGCTGACTACTGTACATTTCTGTGGTCTGTGTCTGTAGCCATTTTCTCTGTGGGAGGCATGGTTGGATCCTTCTCTGTTGGCCTGTTTGTGAATCGTTTTGGCAGGTAGGAATACTTTAAAGCATGAGACATGATTTAATACTTATTGTCTTACAagacatattaaataaataatgccgTGAAATGTTTACACATTTATCTCAAGACTAGCATTTTTCTCCagtaaaaaagtttaaattaacttcatagtaTGCAGATTTCagatgtttaaatgtgttttatattttattgtttaaggCGGAATTCTATGCTGCTTGTCAACATTTTGGCATTTATTGGTGGAATTTTGATGGCCTTGTCAAAAACTGCCTTGTCCTTTGAAATGTTAATCATGGGACGCCTCGTCATTGGGCTCTTTTGTGGTCTTTGTACTGGATTTGTTCCAATGTATATTGGCGAGATTTCCCCAACATCTCTTCGTGGAGCTTTTGGTACACTGCACCAACTAGGAGTTGTTATTGGCATCCTCATTGCCCAGGTATAGTATGCTATATAACGGCTCCTCAGTATAAAACTCACCCTTTTAACATGATTAGATTCATTTGTTGCATAATTTTTATATGTGCATGCTACAGCACCTTTGCAATgggaaaatttaataaaatatgattAAAGTCCCATAATCTTCATGTCAGATAGTAATTTAATTTTCAAGAATTAGACAGACAGAAATAAAGCTTATGCTATGAATAGCTGGCATTTTCACCCAGGTCAGGGCTGTGGATCACTTGAGACATTCAGAGTTAAAATAGATAAACAAATGCTCACTTGTTGATTATAGTAATCTGCACAACAAGGCATGCCTTGTTGCAGTGATGTATGAGTTAGTCagcttcataatgttaaacatagAAAGAGAGAATTAGAAAGGGAGGATATAATGACATGCCTTCAATTTTTAATCAAATACTATGGCAAATGGAACATTAGaaacaaattatattaaaacatcaTACACAAATGTAACTGCAAAGGTGAATAAACATTTTCCTGCAGAATAACGATAAGAAAGAGTGTATGAGAGGATATCAGTTGTTATGTTTAAACAGAGTGCACTACTGAGTGAAGTTGACCGTTTTCAAAATAAGAAGCAGAGTTTTAAAGTTAGCTTGATAGTGGACTGGAAAAAAGCGTTGATGAGCTAGCAAAAGGTTAATGTGGTCACATTACTTGGTTAAAGTCAAATGTTTGGCATCAGATGTGTAGTTGCTGTTGATAGATGACCTTTGACTCATTGTTTTCATAGTTTGTTCCATATTGATTATCTGAAATAAGGAAGgccatttttttaagtaaaatgtcatctgctttttcaaatatattttgttttgtttcagtagCTTATCCAGCTAAGGAATAAATCACTCATGATGTACGGCCATTTATGAAATTAATGTTTCAGGTCTTCATGTCCAAGATTTTGTCAGGCAGACAAAACAAGACAGACATGGGAGCAAATAAAtcccaaaacaaaacatttgtttaataACTGGTCGTCCATTAGTATctcttaatttttaaaagaaaatgcatcACTCTGTTTTGTTACATGTATAACCTTATACAAAGATCTcaagaattattaaaatttaagaaaagaaTGAACAGCTATTTTGACTCCCTCAAAATATTTGTTGTACATGTCTAATATAGGCATACATAAAGGAAGATACTGTATTTTACCAGACCTTCCTAGTGCTTGCTATGTGGACAGCCTTGCATTtaactcagcgtttctcaacctttaagtatttgtgacccgagttttcataacagttttaatcgcaccccccccaTACGTTTTTTTGaatggagcccactaataccaatttgttcttttttaattaatgatatatcatagatgcatattttattatacctacttaacttttattgacatttatctaactctatgtttatttttctagtatcagaatgtagtttaagttaatttgttttggtttcaatagatgtatttttcatattttcgattcttgttttctttttttcacatgtttGCGCCCCCCTTtctgttacttcgcgcccccctaggggggccacCCCAcaaattgagaaccactgatttaactagatgtggaaaaaaacaactattttattaaatatactaaATACTTTATGCAGTTGCCTATATCAGTGCAGGTGCATATAAGATATTTTTGTCTATTacttattaaataaattttacagtTAATATTCAGTTAGTATTTTGCTTAGTTTTTAATTGTCCCCAGTTTTCTTTTCTATAGATATTTGGTCTTGAATCTCTTCTGGGATCAGAAAATCTATGGCCTTTGCTTCTTGGTCTTACAATCCTACCTGCTGTAATTCAGTGTGCATTACTGCCATTTTGCCCCGAGAGCCCTCGATTCCTGCTTATCAACAAAAGTCAAGAAGAAAAGGCTAAAGAAGGTAAATGTTGCTTATAAACtttcatatattttgtcttttttaacattgaaaaatatactgtaataatgaaGTAATACTGCACTCATATAGATTCATAATCTAAATTGCTTAACCTAATGAAGATTGAATAGACTGGAAGTTATTCAAGAAGCACTGGGCAAAAGGCATGAACCAACCATGGATGGGGCACAAACAAGTCTGTTACAAGACACGCCAACATACATACCCACTCCAACTTAATTAGGGTCACATTTAAAGCTGGGAATCAGCCTAGAATTTCTTgggtgttagaaaaaaaaaagaaataaaaaaagaacactcTGAATAAAATTCATTTGGAGAACCTGCAAACATCATACAGAAAGTTCCCAGGCTAGGGATTGAACCTAGGACACTTTGAGCCCACTGAATAACTAAGACAATGAACCTTAAACATAAAAATGACTTCTAATTTCCCTTTTATTCTTGAATTTAATCTCAGTTTTTGTATTTCTCCTCATTGGCCCAGAATCACTCAGATAATTCCTTACACATTGCTTGAGATTACTAAATCATCGTCTTGTGCATTTGTTGGCTCatttttgtagagaaaagccaagcaaaatgacaccttttattggctaactaaaaaaattacaatatgcaagctttcgaggcaactcaggccccttcttcaggcaagatggcttttctctacattcataatggctaacacggtacaacaccctagtactattggcTCATTTTTGTAATTGCAATAGATATTAAACACTTAGTTTTCTGGTTATATCCACCAAAATCAATCCTGAGATTAACTGTCCTTTAAGATATCTTTAGAAAAAGTGAAAATGCAGAAGCACATCTAACTTCCTCTCCTTTTTGTAGTTCTAAAAAAACTGCGTGGCACAGACAATGTGCAAGAAGACCTCCAGGAAATGAAAGATGAGAGCTTGAAAATGCTCCAAGAGAAGAAAGTTACCATCCCTGAGCTGTTTCGCTCTGCTAACTACCGGCAGCCTATCATCATTGCAATCATTTTGCAACTTTCCCAACAGCTCTCTGGAATTAATGCTGTAAGTATTAGACAAAACATTTAAGTATACACAGGTTTTTAAACTGACTGAatgataattttaaaaagcaaatgtaaGACGTTTCTGTAAGACATACAAAGTGATTTTTCATTGAtcttcatttacaaaatatttatgtcTTGTTATCCCaaagccatattttaaaaaattgtcacTCCTAAATATGAACTCTAGGCAAGGCCATTTTGTTGATGTAGCTTATAAGGTAAACACTCATGTTTAGGTGTCCatgaactgtaaaaaatatacaaacagaaAAGGAATAGAGGTCATGAAGAGCCAGTCCTCATATATTCATCTCACGTTCTACCGTATGTTTCAGCTTGGCTCCTAGAATGTATGATTCTAtcagatactgtatgtttgcagGCGTTCATTTATAATAAGGAAAGGATCTCACTGGCTGTGCAACACATACTGTAGCTGTTAAATAATATACTTATGAGAAAACACATTATGTTTAATGTAGCTAttacaagtattttttaaaattacaagttaaTTTAATTTTCCCAAGCTTTAAGCAATAATGACAACATATAAAACAGTCACTTGTCTAAGTCATTGTCAGATATATGTGAAGCTAACTAAGCTTTTCTTGTTTCATTCAAATAGGTCTTCTATTATTCTACAAGCATTTTCAAAACAGCCAAAGTCTCACAACCAATCTATGCTACAATTGGGGCAGG from Erpetoichthys calabaricus chromosome 9, fErpCal1.3, whole genome shotgun sequence carries:
- the LOC114658020 gene encoding solute carrier family 2, facilitated glucose transporter member 3-like is translated as MEGEQKSKITCPLLLSLIAAVIGSLQFGYNTGVINAPEQIIKKFYNDTWFSRRVEPINADYCTFLWSVSVAIFSVGGMVGSFSVGLFVNRFGRRNSMLLVNILAFIGGILMALSKTALSFEMLIMGRLVIGLFCGLCTGFVPMYIGEISPTSLRGAFGTLHQLGVVIGILIAQIFGLESLLGSENLWPLLLGLTILPAVIQCALLPFCPESPRFLLINKSQEEKAKEVLKKLRGTDNVQEDLQEMKDESLKMLQEKKVTIPELFRSANYRQPIIIAIILQLSQQLSGINAVFYYSTSIFKTAKVSQPIYATIGAGVVNTVFTVVSLFLVERAGRRTLHLIGLAGMAVCALLMTVALVVLKHFSDMTSFSYVAIVAIFGFVAFFEIGPGPIPWFIVAELFSQGPRPAAMAVAGCSNWTSNFIVGLCFQYVEKLCGPYVFVIFLVFLIFFFVFTYFRVPETRGRTFDDISKGFSKAEGNGVAAPQKDITLPPISPTTEKMPMVDLGSPGAHTDPSASV